The genomic region ACCTCTACTCCTGCACCTTCTACCGCTTGTAAATAAGGATATAGAACAGACTTTGGTGATGTCACAACCAAAGAATCAACAACTAATGATTTTGATTTCTTATTCAAAGGCACTTCATAACTAGATTCTCTATCCGTATGATAACAAACAGGAATAACAGAAATAATCTCATCTTTGTTTGATTTACTTATTTTTGAACCTAATTGCAATGCTTTAATAACATTTTCACTTTCAACAATATCTTTTGTTAGTGTAACACTCCCACTACCAGTATATAGTTTTGTATGTATACTCGGGACATTCAAAGCCACCGATGTAATTGTTGTATCTAAATCATGTTGAGCTTCTTGTAATAAATTACGAATATCTCTACTTACTGCATTCACATCCACTATTTTACCTAACTTAACTCCATGACTAGGAATTTTCTTTGCAAATAAAATATGTATGTTTGATTTTAATGATTCACCTACAAGTAGTTTGATTGTTGCACTACCAATATCTAGTACGACATATATATCTTTCATTGCGTTCCTCCTATTTTCACTTAATTAAATTATAGCATAATTTTTTTTAGATTAAAACACATTAATCATACACATAACTATATTTTCCAACTAAATCATAATACTTATTATCTGGGAATATTTGTAATAATTTAGCATAACTATCTCCATCCAATTGTTCGACCATATCTTCAATGCGTACATATAGAACTTTGCCATCATTCATATAAAAAATTACTCTTGATTCATCTCCCTCTAAAGGGCTATATTCGATATCTGAAATAAGGGAACGAACTTGACTAGGAATTTGATAAAATTCACTAGCAAAGTCTTCTAACGTATCATCATCAAAATTCTTTAATTGAATTAAAGCACTATAGTCATACATACTTTGACTTACCGTTTGAATACTACCAGACTCACTAAGCAAAGCTACTGTAGAACTAGATTCTTGATAAGCTATTTTTAATGCTTCACTTACTGTTATTTGTATTGCATTATAACTAACACACTCTATTGTTACTTCTTGTATTTCTGTTAACTCTAATATAGACTCTTCTACATCCAAAAAATAAGCATAGAAGAAAAATGTCTCACCTACTTGAACACCACAACTATCTAAAATATCATCTGTTTCCACAAAGTAGTTTCCTTCTACTTCTATTATCTGTATTTTACTTATATCACTTGCTAGAAAATAAAGGAATCCTCCTAACAAAAGAACAAACAAAAAACGACGCAATCTTTTTTTACGACGCGCTCTTTTTTTGTCTTTCAAAATTTTATTTACTTGATCATATTCACTATGTCTTGCCATTCTTTACTCCCAGTTTACAAAACAGACCTCTGTATGTAAATCTACATCAAATTTTTCTTTTACCATTCTTTGAACATAACTAATAAGGGCACGAATATCACTTGCAGTCCCTTTTTTATCATTCACTATAAAATTAGAATGCTTCAACGAAACACTAGCACCACCAATACGATAGCCACGTAATCCACATGCATCTATATAATACCAAGCACCCTTTTCATCCGGGTTACGAAAAATACTTCCCGCACTTGGTTTATCCCAAGGTTGTGTTTCCATTCTTCGTTTTTTTCTTTTTTCAACAACTTCTTTAATTTCAGTCGCATCTTTTTTTGTTAAATTAAAACAAACCTCCAAAATAGTCCATTCCGGATGATTTTGGAAAATAGAATGACGATAACTAAAATCTAGCTCTTGATTTTCCTTTTCAACAATATTTCCTTGTTCATCTAAATAGCTAACTCGTTTTACTACAGATGCCATATCATATTTATAGGCTCCAGCATTCATATAGATTGCTCCACCTACTGTTCCTGGAATACCAGACATAAACTCAAAACCACTCAACCCTGCATTTTGGGCATGATACGCTAATGGAATTTGTGACATCCCAGCTCCACAAGTAATCGTAGTATCCACTATTTCATAATAAGAGAAATATCGCTGTAACGATAAAACAACTCCCTCATATAATTTATCACCAAATAATATATTTGATCCTTTACCCACTATAAAATAAGGAATATGATGCATCTTACAATAAGCTAACACATAAGCTAATCCCGCTTTATCTTTTATCTCAATATATAAACTAGCAATTCCACCAGCCTTAAAAGAAGTATGCTTCCCCATTGATTCATTCACCAACACATCCCCTACTTCTTGTTTATCAAATTCATTTTTAACACTTAAAAAATCCATTACTTATCTCCTATAATTTTCAACATAAATTCATACATATCTTTACTTGCATTCGGTTTTCCCAAACTAAGTGCATTTTGTTTTAACATTTCCAAGATACTTTCATCTTGTATTAATTCATCAATTTGATTTGCACAATACTCTCCTGTTAAATCAGCTTCTAATATCATTCTAGCAGCATCTCTCTCCACCAAAGCACGAGCATTAAATTCTTGATGATTATAAACAACATAAGGGCTAGGAATAATTATTCCTGGTACACCATACGTTGTAATTTCAGCCAAGGTAGAAGCTCCACCACGACATACAATTAAACTAGTTTCTTTTAAAACATGTAACATATCTTCAATATAAGGTACTAAGCAAATATTATTTGCTAGTACACCTAACTCATTTTGTAATTGTTCATAATAACTTTTACCACTAGCATACAAAATAGTATATGGCTTATTTTGTAACTTTGTGAGAACTTCTTTCATAACCTTATTAACAGAAGCAGATCCTAATGATCCCATTACAATAAGAACAATTTTCTTATTTCGATCTATTTGATATTTTTCATAAATATCAATTGGTTCTAAATCAATATAACCAGCTCTAGGATTACCATATAAATATGTTTTTTCTTTTGGTAAAAGATCATATGTTTTTTGATAACAACATACAATTCCATCCACTTTATTAATCAATATTTTATTTGTTAACCCAATCAAAGAATTCTGTTCATGAATTAACGTTTTTATTTTCATTTGGCTTGCCGCTAAAACAATACTAGCACTCGGATATCCACCAAACCCAACAACAATATCAGGTTTAAATTTCTTAATTACTTTTTTAGCCTCTACAACAGACTTCACAAAAA from Tannockella kyphosi harbors:
- a CDS encoding cell division protein FtsQ/DivIB; translation: MARHSEYDQVNKILKDKKRARRKKRLRRFLFVLLLGGFLYFLASDISKIQIIEVEGNYFVETDDILDSCGVQVGETFFFYAYFLDVEESILELTEIQEVTIECVSYNAIQITVSEALKIAYQESSSTVALLSESGSIQTVSQSMYDYSALIQLKNFDDDTLEDFASEFYQIPSQVRSLISDIEYSPLEGDESRVIFYMNDGKVLYVRIEDMVEQLDGDSYAKLLQIFPDNKYYDLVGKYSYVYD
- the murB gene encoding UDP-N-acetylmuramate dehydrogenase, with translation MDFLSVKNEFDKQEVGDVLVNESMGKHTSFKAGGIASLYIEIKDKAGLAYVLAYCKMHHIPYFIVGKGSNILFGDKLYEGVVLSLQRYFSYYEIVDTTITCGAGMSQIPLAYHAQNAGLSGFEFMSGIPGTVGGAIYMNAGAYKYDMASVVKRVSYLDEQGNIVEKENQELDFSYRHSIFQNHPEWTILEVCFNLTKKDATEIKEVVEKRKKRRMETQPWDKPSAGSIFRNPDEKGAWYYIDACGLRGYRIGGASVSLKHSNFIVNDKKGTASDIRALISYVQRMVKEKFDVDLHTEVCFVNWE
- the murG gene encoding undecaprenyldiphospho-muramoylpentapeptide beta-N-acetylglucosaminyltransferase gives rise to the protein MKIIISAGGTGGHLYPALAFVQYIEKQRTDVEFLFVGTTDRLEASVVPEMGYAYHGLYVKGFVGNPVQKIKNGMIFVKSVVEAKKVIKKFKPDIVVGFGGYPSASIVLAASQMKIKTLIHEQNSLIGLTNKILINKVDGIVCCYQKTYDLLPKEKTYLYGNPRAGYIDLEPIDIYEKYQIDRNKKIVLIVMGSLGSASVNKVMKEVLTKLQNKPYTILYASGKSYYEQLQNELGVLANNICLVPYIEDMLHVLKETSLIVCRGGASTLAEITTYGVPGIIIPSPYVVYNHQEFNARALVERDAARMILEADLTGEYCANQIDELIQDESILEMLKQNALSLGKPNASKDMYEFMLKIIGDK